The stretch of DNA ATAGTAAAGAGATGTATGCATGAGGTTGGTTCACTTGTTCCTCTTTCTAGCTTGAGTTGGAACATGGATGAGTGGTAACCAAGGTCTCTTTACTTTCCGCCTGCATCCTAGTCATAAGAGATGTAGCAAGCAGAGATGATTCATGATAAGCTCTGACTAGATTAAAAGTTCTTTCTCTCTTATATCAGACTTTGTTTGGTTAAACTAAACACTAAATTACATTACAATGGTAGGGCCAATGGAGTACTCCAATAATGGAGGTCAACCAACAAAATGTAGGTACATGATGTGACAATCCATGGATTTAGGCATGAAGGTACTGTGTCACATGGGTTACAAAAATGTGCTGATTCAATAATTGCCTTATCATCATAAACCTATATAACAAATTGAGTTTTGATTGGTGTCGTTCTCTGTTGATATCGTTTTCGGCATTAAATACATATGTTGTACATTAAGCATTTGTAATTTGCCATTTTGTTCAACGAGAGGGTGTGTTCACATTCTTTGGTTAACTCGATTCTACCATCAACTTATGTTTTGAATTTTTGTCTCAGATTTTTCATAACAAGTTCCATCCTCGACCTCTCTATAGTGGGGCTTGATATTCTGGATGGTGACTCAGCTTCGCAGGTGCAGCAGCCTCATTACTTGAAGACCTGCTGCCACCCTAATCTTGATTTGGGTAATTTAGTTTATGTTTTAGGCCACACGGATGGAAAGGAGCTGACAGTTGGTGAGGGAAAAGTAGTAATAGCCACCGACAACCTCATAAAGTTGTCGACGGATGGTGTGACATGGTGCCCCGGATCAGCTGGTTTTGATTTTCAAGGAAATTTAGCTTTTATGGTATGTGATCCTATGAAACTTGCATCATCTCCCACCGGAAGATCTTCTGCATCCTCTTCATTGTCTTTGACATGGAAGAAGGACGCTCCTATGCAGTTTGGGATCCCCATTTCAGTTATCGTTGATTGGTTACATCAGCACTGGGAAGGGAGCTTGGATGAGGTTAGCAAGCCCAAGTTATCTATAATTCGATTGATGTCAACGGGACAGAAGAATGATCATTCTTGTGCTTCTTTCACCCTTCGGCGGTTCTTGAAGGCTTCGGAGGAGCTAAATCATGATGACTCATCATCGTCACCTGTAGATCGAAGATCTAAATATCAACTTGGACCGAGCTGCTCCTCTAATTCAAACGCAATATTTTCCCATGATGAAGAGCCAGTCGTTAATTTACACTGCAACCATGAGCAGGGGATTCCAACTCCAGAGATTTTTGAGTCACCAAAACTCATCTCTGACCCACCTCAGAAGAAGGAACATGCCCCGATCCAGCTCCTGGACATTAATTTCCCTCCAAAGGCCCCAAGATCTATATTTTTGTCTCTGCCTCGTAAACCATTGCTCTCTGATGGAAATAATATGCGAGGGCCTGCAACCGAAAACATATCAAGAGAAAATGGATTTTCAGCAATTGATGCACCACAAGCCAGTTGGGAAGCAGCGTATAAGCTTCCCCCAGTTGGTACTTGGCAAGAGGATCACTACAGCGTACAGTCCAGTTCATCTCCACTggagatatcagagttgcagaatgAGGATCATGGTTGTAGCAGCATGGAGCAGACAATGTACTCGGCCGAGACAATGGAGAGCAGAAACATTCCGAGCCCCAGGAAAGCCAAGCTTCAACAGGTAGGCAGGAGCCACAGCTGTGTGAGCTACAGCAGATGGACATCGTCTCAGGGGCCTTCAACAGCACGGGAAGCAGTCTTGCGGAAGCAGCACACCTCAATTCCTGCAAGGAAGACGTGCTCACAGACCTTGGCATTGCCCCGAAAGAGCCACGATTATTACAGTTCGACCGTCTCGTCAAGCATGAAGAAGCGGAATGGCTCGGAGAACCCAAGGAGACCCTGTCAAAATGCTGTTCAAATGTCTCCAAGATGGATGTTCTGAACACTCGTTTGCCGATGAACTTACAAGAGACCCACCACCCACCTTCAATCTGATTAAAAGCTTGACTGTTGCGGGCCGATACAGAGTTATATTTGAGGTTTGTATGTGCATATTATGTTCAGATCTGATGGGTGAAAAGCAGTGTGGATTTGGTGTTATAGGGAAAATATAGCTTCACAAATCTGATTTATTCAATTGTTCTATACATCTTGTGTGGATGAATTTAAGCCTTTGGATGCACCCAAGCTGAGTTGTTCCTGTTGTGACAATTAGATACCTTGTATACCTCAGTTCTAAATGTTACTAAAACTCAAGAGATATATCTTTGACTGTTTCAtactcaattttcttttcttttctctttttccctttttcttaacTATTGGTTATTAGTGAATCTTGTTTGTCAGCTGATGGCCCCATCATAACCAGACACATTGTTCAATATgcgattatttttttttttagaagctAACTATTCACAAtcttttttttaactatttacaatcttttaaaatatactaaaatattattttattattaacaatCTTCATATAatcgattttattttatttttcacaaCCCCTTATTTTATCTTTGCTGTCGACATTACTCACTATCATTGCTGTTGTCGCCTAATATCGTCCAACCCGATTCATCACTCTCTCGATGTCATCCTTCAATAAGAAgtgttaatttttttaaaaaataagattataaataatctACTCATTCGGTGTTTGAGTCTTTAGGGTTTAATGAGGATAAGTAATTTGATAAAGATAAATATTGAATCTAAGACTTTAATATCAATCACCAAGATTTCTAATCAGCTTATCTAATTGACATCTTCAGATGAATATATAATTAAATGATATTTACCAATCGTGACACATAGAACAGAATAAATTGGATGGTACACATTGTCGATATCAgtcatttattttttaaagataCGATACGTATCATCTTTCGATACGGATCTAAGTCGATGTGCCAAATCAAATGATCGATCAAATTTTAGCAGTTGTAAGAGATTTAAAAAGAGAGGGCAAAGGGGTAACAATGATTTAGTTTTGCCCGCACGATGTTCGTCGTTGGTCTCTTAGGATGCACTTCGTGTGACCATAGTCCACATGATCGTGGATACCATAAGCATATATGCATGGTAGAATAGAGAAGAAACAATGGCGCAAGGCTTGAGCAAACTATAGAGGTTACATGCATGCGATTCCTGCAGGCAGTGAGAAATATGGAGCAACCTTATGCCCATGTCAGAAATAAGTCCGATTATTACACACAACACAAAAAATATTTAAGCCTTGGATGTTTGAGACCACTTTTGTATCTTAATCGTTTCAAATCTCAGTATTTATCGATCCCACCAACTCCATTATCAAAACCAGCACAATACCATTTAGTTTTATCTTCTATTGTTCTACTAAAAGATATTGAGTTGTACAGGACGACGATATATATCGTTCCTTCGGTATATATCACTGTACCCAATTCGATAGATAATTAGAAAGTAATATTGGATTGAGATTTAAATCATTACCTCTTGACGATCAATGTACATGTTGAGCCCAAGTTGAAGCAAGCATCCATAGAGATGATGGAGCAAGGAAATTTGCAATTAGGGTTCATATTGAAGTTGATGATGATCCACCGGCTAACCAATGATTATATCCATTCCCCTCACTGCAAACTTGTTCTGCTAATCCATAACATACAACTTGAAGAAAGGACAATTAACAGAAAGAAATAAATCCTACTCAACATCACAATCTAAGAATGATTTGGATTTTTCTTCCAGCAAAAATCAGTTAGCAGATTGCCAGAGATCAGGTGGAAAGTATCGGTATGTTCACCTACGGCAGCCACAAAAACTCCAAAAGCTCCATTCCAGGCTTGATAAGGATGAGAACATTTCCCATTTCAGCAGTCATCTATTTCGTTGCAGATGATGAAATCCGTTGTCCATTGCTTACCACCAATCTAAGATCTGGATTTTAAAGCCAACAGTATCTTTTTTCTAGGACCCTGCAGACAAGTGCATCAACCACATGAGATATGAAGTCTAAAGACAAATGTGCAGACAATTTGGAAGAACAGATGGTCACAGAATATTTTGTGGAAAATTTACCGCATTTTTTTCAGGAAAAAATAAGCAAAAATGGTGAAGTAAAAGCATGTGAATTGATGGTGTTACAAAGTCCAAAAGCAATCACCATGGAATGACTTAAATTAGCACAAATgtaaaaacaagaaaaaggaacaaAAGACATAAAAACTATAAGAGGGCCAGGTAAATGGAATTATAGTTAGGTTTATGTACTACCATAAATCCAATTAAAGCTAGGTAAATCAAATCAGTTAATCAGTCTAGGTTTATACTAGGATGTAACTCTGTAGTACACCATAAATGATCAATTTATTCTTGCATAAactaaataggaaaaaaaaaaacattaaaatGAACACTAGAATTTCATCTTTTGCTGGCCGCCCTAGTTGGTCTGAAGCTCTGGCTACCAAGCACCATCAACCCAGATTATTGATGGTCTAAAGCATCTTGAGATCCAATTCACTTGTGCTTGTTGACAACCACAATTGTGATGATGAGTTAGATGGTCAACCAAATTGAGGTAAAGGACCGCTGGACCGACACGTGCAATCACACCAATGCACCCAAGACAACGGCATTGTTTGTGGAGCAAGTCAAAATGAGGCATACAACATTTGATTGGCTGAATTATGGGGACCAAGCAATGTCTGCATAGTTAGATAAGGCACAGTAGGTTACTGTCCCTGCAACAATAATGGAGGAGTTAG from Musa acuminata AAA Group cultivar baxijiao chromosome BXJ2-11, Cavendish_Baxijiao_AAA, whole genome shotgun sequence encodes:
- the LOC103971530 gene encoding uncharacterized protein LOC103971530, with product MGVLGEGSRWCFCSGVGRSERVKDGIVSSKGPALAAISVAEGGSGGGGLGTGFLIHRNLLLTTHANLPSAPVAEAAEIRLCHGRLPARLVPQRFFITSSILDLSIVGLDILDGDSASQVQQPHYLKTCCHPNLDLGNLVYVLGHTDGKELTVGEGKVVIATDNLIKLSTDGVTWCPGSAGFDFQGNLAFMVCDPMKLASSPTGRSSASSSLSLTWKKDAPMQFGIPISVIVDWLHQHWEGSLDEVSKPKLSIIRLMSTGQKNDHSCASFTLRRFLKASEELNHDDSSSSPVDRRSKYQLGPSCSSNSNAIFSHDEEPVVNLHCNHEQGIPTPEIFESPKLISDPPQKKEHAPIQLLDINFPPKAPRSIFLSLPRKPLLSDGNNMRGPATENISRENGFSAIDAPQASWEAAYKLPPVGTWQEDHYSVQSSSSPLEISELQNEDHGCSSMEQTMYSAETMESRNIPSPRKAKLQQVGRSHSCVSYSRWTSSQGPSTAREAVLRKQHTSIPARKTCSQTLALPRKSHDYYSSTVSSSMKKRNGSENPRRPCQNAVQMSPRWMF